A genomic segment from Clostridium pasteurianum BC1 encodes:
- a CDS encoding NAD-dependent protein deacylase, translating into MCNDELKHIIENSNNIVFFGGAGVSTESSIPDFRSESGLYKTKNNFSYAPEIMLSHSFFINHTEDFFDFYRAKMIYKEAKPNPAHYALAELERKGKLKAVITQNIDGLHQMAGSKKVLELHGSIHRNYCTNCNKFFDLEYILDSKSIIPKCDMCGETIKPDVVLYEEGLNTDIINESVRFISNADVLIVGGTSLVVYPAAGLIDYFKGKKLILINKASTPYDRRADLVINDSIGKILKGVL; encoded by the coding sequence ATGTGTAATGATGAATTAAAGCATATAATAGAAAATAGTAATAATATTGTATTCTTTGGAGGAGCTGGAGTTTCTACTGAAAGTTCTATTCCAGACTTTAGGTCCGAAAGTGGTCTATATAAAACAAAAAATAATTTTTCCTATGCCCCAGAGATTATGCTCAGTCACAGTTTTTTCATAAATCATACGGAAGACTTCTTTGACTTTTACAGAGCAAAAATGATATACAAAGAGGCAAAACCAAATCCTGCTCACTATGCACTAGCTGAACTTGAAAGAAAAGGCAAACTAAAAGCTGTGATAACCCAAAACATAGATGGACTCCATCAAATGGCTGGTTCAAAAAAAGTTTTAGAGCTTCATGGTTCAATTCATAGGAACTATTGCACAAATTGTAATAAATTTTTTGATCTAGAATACATTTTAGATAGCAAATCCATTATTCCAAAATGTGATATGTGCGGTGAGACCATAAAACCAGATGTAGTACTATATGAAGAAGGCTTGAATACGGATATTATAAATGAATCAGTTAGATTTATTAGTAATGCTGATGTACTTATTGTAGGAGGAACTTCACTTGTTGTTTATCCAGCTGCTGGTCTCATAGATTATTTCAAAGGCAAAAAATTAATTCTTATAAATAAAGCCTCTACTCCCTATGATAGAAGAGCAGATTTAGTGATAAACGATAGTATAGGTAAAATCTTAAAAGGAGTACTGTAA
- a CDS encoding helix-turn-helix domain-containing protein translates to MVNGSKIREIRLEKGLTCMDVSNLSKNLAVPISKTYLEELERGSKRNPSFNVIETISIILKVQLDDLKVS, encoded by the coding sequence ATGGTAAATGGTAGTAAAATAAGAGAGATTAGATTGGAGAAAGGATTAACCTGCATGGATGTGTCTAATTTGTCCAAAAACCTAGCAGTTCCTATTTCTAAAACTTATTTGGAGGAATTAGAAAGAGGTTCTAAACGTAACCCATCCTTTAATGTTATAGAGACTATATCAATTATATTAAAAGTACAATTAGATGATTTAAAAGTAAGTTAA